From Pseudomonas sp. AN-1:
GATACCCCTGCGTTGGCGGCCGAGCGCCGCTCAGGCACCCTGCGCCAGTGGCGCTGGGCCTTCCACAAGGTCCGCAGCCTCGAGGCCGGCCTGTGCTGCGCGGCCTGGCGCGCCACGCGCTTCGCCCTGCTGGGCGACAGCGGACGCTTCTACACCAATAGCCGCGGCTGGACCCGCCTGCGTCATCCGCGCGACTGACTAGCCGGCCAGCGAGCAGTGCAGGTCCATGTGCTGCGCCTGGTCGAGGCTGGCGACCGGCAGGCGCGGGTAGCACTCGAAGCCACCGGCCTGACCGAAGGACTCGCCGCTCCGGGCCAGCCAGCCATGCACCCGCGAACGCAGGCGAACGAGGCCTTCCGCGTAGCTGCAGTGGATGGAGAACACCACGAAGCGCGAGGGCGGCAGGCCGATGCGGTACCAGCCCGGCGGCGGCTCGCCAGCAGCGGCCGGTGCAGCGATCGCGCAGGCGTAGCGGATGCGCTCGGGCGGGGTGAACAGCGGATCGTCGTAGACCATGCCGAAGAAGGGACCTTCCGCCTGCAGGCCGGCGGCGGCCAGACGGGTGGCGAAATCCTGCCAGTGCTGCGGCACCAGCGGATAGGGGCCGACGTAGCGACAGGCCCACAGGCTACGCGCTGGCGCCTGCACGATGCGCGCCGGGATGGCGGCGCCGATCGGCACCGCCGGGCCTGCCAGCCCCTCGGCCGGCAGGCGGCGCAGCGACTGCGGCGGCATGCCCCAGCGGCGGGTGAAGGCCCGGGTGAACGCCTGCTGGCTGCCGAAGCCGAGACCGAGAGCTATCGACAACAGGCTCTCGCGCGTCAGCCTTACGCGTACCGCCGCCTTTTCCAGCTGCAGGTTCTGCAGGTAGTCGCGCAGGGTCATCCCGGTGTCGCGCTTGAACAGGCGCTGCAGCTGGAAACGGCTCAGGCCGAACGTGTCGGCCAGCGCCTGTACGCTCAGCGCGGCCCGCTCCTCGTCGCTGCCGTAGTGGATGCGCGTATCTATGAGCTGGACGACCTGCTGGATGCGCGGGTCCATGGCGTCTCTCCCTGATGCCTGCCAGTAGGACGCCAGCATGGCCAGCGCCGCGGCGCCGCGCAAGTCGCCTCAGGACGGCCGGATCACCTGGCCGGTGCGCAGGTCGCGGATCAGGCTGGGGTTCCTGCGTCCGCCCAGTTCGCCGCCGAGCACGCCGTCGAGCGCACCGCCGAAGTACTGCTCGACGCGCAGGCGGGTGCGCGCCGCCGGGCGCCCGGCCGGGTTGGCCGAGGTCGACACCAGCGGCCCGGTGTGCTCGCACAGCGCGCGCACCAGCGGATGGTCGCTGACCCGCAGCGCGACGCTGTCGTGCATCCCGCTGATCCACTCGGGCAGGCGGCCCTGGTGCGGCACCAGCCAGGTGTTCGGCCCCGGCCAGCTGAGTTCGAGCTCGGCGCGCCAGGCCCGCGGCAGGTCGTGCAGCAGGAAGTCGAACTGCGCCATGTCGGCGGCGACCAGGATCAGGCCCTTCTCCAGCGGCCGGTCCTTGAGCGCCAGCAGGCGCAGTACCGCCTGGGGATTCCACGGATCGCAGCCCAGCCCCCATACCGCTTCGGTGGGGTAGGCGATCACGCCCCCCTCGCGCACCACCCGCGCCGCCTGCTGCACCCGCCACTGCCCGACCATCGCCACCTCCGCATGCTGGAAAAACTGCGGCGCAGTGTATCCGCTCGGGCCGGCGATGGCAGTGGCTGGCGACGGGCCGGGTCAGCCGCAGCACACCCAGCAGCCGCCCTCGCAGACGATGCGCCCGTCCAGCTCCAGTTCGGTGAGCTGGGCGAGCAGCTCGGGCAGCGCCAGGCCGCTGCTGATCGCCAGCGCCTCGCTGCTCTGCGGTTCGGCGCGCAGCAGGGCCAGCAGCGGATGGGCCGACTCGTCCGGTTCGCTGACCGGCCGGCGCGGCGCCGGCCGGGCCGCCACCCGCTGCCAGCCGCGCAAGGCCTCGAGGATGTCCTCGACCGTTTCCACCAGCAGGGCGCCCTCGCGGATCAGCTGGTGGCAGCCGCGTGCGCCGGGGTGGTGGATCGAGCCGGGGATGGCGAACACCTCGCGGCCCTGTTCGGCGGCCAGCCGCGCGGTGATCAGCGAACCGCTGGAGGGGCTGGCCTCGACCACCAGCACACCGAGGGACAGGCCGCTGATGATGCGGTTGCGCCGCGGGAAATTGCCGGCCTGCGGCGGCGTGGCCAGCGGCAGCTCGGAGACCAGCGCGCCGCCCTCGGCGACGATGCGCGCGGCCAGGCCGGCATGCCGGCGCGGATACAGGCACTGCAGGCCGGTGCCGAGCACCGCCACGGTGGCGCCGCCGGCCGCCAGCGCGCCCTCGTGGGCCGCGCCGTCGATGCCCAGCGCCAGGCCGCTGGTGACCACGAAGCCGCCGCCGGCCAGGCTGCGGGCGAAGCATGCGGCGTTGTCCAGCCCCGGCCGGCTGGCGCGGCGACTGCCGACCAGCGCCAGCTGCGGGCGCTCGAGCAGGCCGGGGTCGCCGGCGACGAACAGCAGCGGCGGGGCATCGTGCAGCTCGGCGAGCAGGGCGGGGTAGACGGGATCGTCGAAGCCCAGCAGGTGACGGTCGGGCTGCTCCAGCCAGGCCAGGGCGGCGGCGGCCTGCTCGCGCACCAGCGGGC
This genomic window contains:
- the dprA gene encoding DNA-processing protein DprA translates to MPYPAALPPAELEARLRLHGLPAIGPRRFRLLISTFGSASAALSAPAAAWRALGLPAEAAEARRSPLVREQAAAALAWLEQPDRHLLGFDDPVYPALLAELHDAPPLLFVAGDPGLLERPQLALVGSRRASRPGLDNAACFARSLAGGGFVVTSGLALGIDGAAHEGALAAGGATVAVLGTGLQCLYPRRHAGLAARIVAEGGALVSELPLATPPQAGNFPRRNRIISGLSLGVLVVEASPSSGSLITARLAAEQGREVFAIPGSIHHPGARGCHQLIREGALLVETVEDILEALRGWQRVAARPAPRRPVSEPDESAHPLLALLRAEPQSSEALAISSGLALPELLAQLTELELDGRIVCEGGCWVCCG
- a CDS encoding helix-turn-helix domain-containing protein gives rise to the protein MDPRIQQVVQLIDTRIHYGSDEERAALSVQALADTFGLSRFQLQRLFKRDTGMTLRDYLQNLQLEKAAVRVRLTRESLLSIALGLGFGSQQAFTRAFTRRWGMPPQSLRRLPAEGLAGPAVPIGAAIPARIVQAPARSLWACRYVGPYPLVPQHWQDFATRLAAAGLQAEGPFFGMVYDDPLFTPPERIRYACAIAAPAAAGEPPPGWYRIGLPPSRFVVFSIHCSYAEGLVRLRSRVHGWLARSGESFGQAGGFECYPRLPVASLDQAQHMDLHCSLAG
- a CDS encoding L-threonylcarbamoyladenylate synthase, with protein sequence MVGQWRVQQAARVVREGGVIAYPTEAVWGLGCDPWNPQAVLRLLALKDRPLEKGLILVAADMAQFDFLLHDLPRAWRAELELSWPGPNTWLVPHQGRLPEWISGMHDSVALRVSDHPLVRALCEHTGPLVSTSANPAGRPAARTRLRVEQYFGGALDGVLGGELGGRRNPSLIRDLRTGQVIRPS